The following coding sequences lie in one Rutidosis leptorrhynchoides isolate AG116_Rl617_1_P2 chromosome 4, CSIRO_AGI_Rlap_v1, whole genome shotgun sequence genomic window:
- the LOC139841750 gene encoding F-box/kelch-repeat protein At3g23880-like: MEDYLPKELLSDILSKLPSKTILRCRSVCKSWFSLISTREFQIFYLEKYNKSNPRLLMRRYDLMHDREMYSVHHDSLALTVDPDTVIEFPFNCTPCPRYYLRIIGSIDGVVCLGHKKCAYKEEKIILWNPSIRIKLPIFPPMMRIRRMLNYSVALGFGYDKVTDDYKVVRLAYNYHYSPRPQVDIYGVKTAIWRAIPFPSDFLCIYFKGSPVYLNGCVYWIMYRWVSHGWHIITQCSIMKFDASAEMFEEIQLPEPLDDESPINLELELFNERLIVIKPMRLQLHSRGASKYNMWALNNYENQNSWEEICKISYGRIDLGRVLRIRDNGELIMGARYGKTKIRDRNVGYYDSECRGFIMEDSIYIDKYQESLALLDVGDDVLSEDRRGAEGLNE, translated from the exons ATGGAAGATTATCTCCCAAAAGAACTGCTCTCTGATATCCTATCAAAACTACCATCAAAAACAATTCTTCGTTGCAGATCTGTGTGCAAATCTTGGTTTTCATTGATATCAACTCGTGAATTCCAAATCTTTTATCTCGAAAAATACAACAAATCAAACCCCCGTTTGCTTATGCGTCGCTATGATTTGATGCACGACAGGGAAATGTACAGCGTGCATCATGACAGTCTAGCTTTGACTGTAGATCCAGATACTGTTATTGAATTTCCTTTCAATTGCACCCCTTGCCCCAGATACTATTTGAGGATAATTGGGAGTATCGATGGTGTTGTATGCCTTGGTCATAAAAAATGCGCATACAAAGAAGAAAAAATCATTCTGTGGAATCCATCAATTCGAATAAAACTACCTATATTTCCTCCTATGATGCGCATAAGACGTATGCTGAACTACTCTGTAGCTCTAGGATTTGGGTACGATAAGGTCACCGATGATTATAAGGTTGTCCGATTGGCTTACAATTATCACTATTCCCCTAGACCTCAG GTTGACATATATGGCGTGAAAACTGCCATTTGGAGGGCAATCCCATTTCCTTCTGATTTTCTTTGCATTTATTTCAAGGGGTCACCCGTGTATTTAAACGGTTGCGTGTACTGGATAATGTATCGTTGGGTGTCTCACGGTTGGCACATAATTACGCAATGTTCAATCATGAAATTTGATGCGAGTGCAGAAATGTTTGAAGAAATTCAATTGCCTGAACCTTTAGATGATGAATCCCCAATAAACTTAGAGCTTGAGTTATTTAATGAGCGGTTGATTGTGATAAAACCTATGCGTCTTCAGTTGCATTCGAGAGGAGCAAGTAAATATAACATGTGGGCTTTGAACAATTATGAGAACCAAAACTCTTGGGAAGAAATATGTAAAATATCTTATGGTAGAATAGATTTGGGCCGAGTTTTGAGAATTAGAGACAATGGGGAACTAATCATGGGGGCTAGATATGGAAAGACGAAGATACGTGATCGTAATGTGGGATATTATGATTCGGAATGCAGAGGGTTTATAATGGAGGACTCGATTTATATTGACAAATACCAAGAAAGTCTAGCTTTGTTGGATGTTGGGGATGATGTCCTTAGTGAGGATAGGAGGGGGGCTGAAGGATTAAACGAATGA
- the LOC139841749 gene encoding F-box/kelch-repeat protein At3g23880-like, whose amino-acid sequence MEDYLPKELLSDILSKLPSKTILRCRSVCKSWFSLISTREFQIFYLEKYNKSNPRLLMRRYDLMHDREMYSVHHDSLALTVDPDTVIEFPFNCTPCPRCYLRIIGSIDGVVCLGHKKCAYKEEKIILWNPSIRIKLPIFPPMMRIRRMLNYSVALGFGYDKVTDDYKVVRLAYNYHYSPRPQVDIYGVKTAIWRAIPFPSDFLCIYFKGSPVYLNGCVYWIMYRWVSHGWHIITQCSIMKFDVSAEMFEEIQLPEPLDDESPINLELELFNERLIVIKPMRLQLHSRGASKYNMWALNNYENQNSWEEICKISYGRIDLGRVLRIRDNGELIMGARYGKTKIRDRNVGYYDSECRGFIMEDSIYIDKYQESLA is encoded by the exons ATGGAAGATTATCTCCCAAAAGAACTGCTCTCTGATATCCTATCAAAACTACCATCAAAAACAATTCTTCGTTGCAGATCTGTGTGCAAATCTTGGTTTTCATTGATATCAACTCGTGAATTCCAAATCTTTTATCTCGAAAAATACAACAAATCAAACCCCCGTTTGCTTATGCGTCGCTATGATTTGATGCACGACAGGGAAATGTACAGTGTGCATCATGACAGTCTAGCTTTGACTGTAGATCCAGATACTGTTATTGAATTTCCTTTCAATTGCACCCCTTGCCCCAGATGCTATTTGAGGATAATTGGGAGTATCGATGGTGTTGTATGCCTTGGTCATAAAAAATGCGCATACAAAGAAGAAAAAATCATTCTGTGGAATCCATCAATTCGAATAAAACTACCTATATTTCCTCCTATGATGCGCATAAGACGTATGCTGAACTACTCTGTAGCTCTAGGATTTGGGTACGATAAGGTCACCGATGATTATAAGGTTGTCCGATTGGCTTACAATTATCACTATTCCCCTAGACCTCAG GTTGACATATATGGCGTGAAAACTGCCATTTGGAGGGCAATCCCATTTCCTTCTGATTTTCTTTGCATTTATTTCAAGGGGTCACCCGTGTATTTAAACGGTTGCGTGTACTGGATAATGTATCGTTGGGTGTCTCACGGTTGGCACATAATTACGCAATGTTCAATCATGAAATTTGATGTGAGTGCAGAAATGTTTGAAGAAATTCAATTGCCTGAACCTTTAGATGATGAATCCCCAATAAACTTAGAGCTTGAGTTATTTAATGAGCGGTTGATTGTGATAAAACCTATGCGTCTTCAGTTGCATTCGAGAGGAGCAAGTAAATATAACATGTGGGCTTTGAACAATTATGAGAACCAAAACTCTTGGGAAGAAATATGTAAAATATCTTATGGTAGAATAGATTTGGGCCGAGTTTTGAGAATTAGAGACAATGGGGAACTAATCATGGGGGCTAGATATGGAAAGACGAAGATACGTGATCGTAATGTGGGATATTATGATTCGGAATGCAGAGGGTTTATAATGGAGGACTCGATTTATATTGACAAATACCAAGAAAGTCTAGCTTGA